From one Phocaeicola salanitronis DSM 18170 genomic stretch:
- a CDS encoding WGR domain-containing protein, whose product MKRAFVYKDEKSHKFWWIDYSDCSFAVNYGKYGSIGKFEVKEFDTQEDCQKEAEKLIRSKMKKGYIEDGNFDFMKRLYIDSDEFGLNPKTSHPRFSEHFSDEIYYSEGDEETPFGSDEGHDTLICIFEAIRKNPNLDFSNFPQKLIEQDWDMEYVPITTLDADEVKKMAADKEMDMIQSDMVTYATAFAQIKITGSISFELKERGIKAIKRLALIEGMPWNENEIQSKMIEDLQSFSFIF is encoded by the coding sequence ATGAAAAGAGCCTTTGTATATAAAGATGAGAAATCCCACAAATTTTGGTGGATAGATTATAGTGATTGTAGTTTTGCTGTAAATTACGGCAAATACGGTAGCATAGGAAAATTTGAAGTAAAGGAATTTGATACACAAGAAGACTGTCAAAAGGAAGCCGAAAAGTTAATCCGCTCAAAAATGAAAAAAGGCTATATAGAAGACGGGAACTTTGATTTTATGAAGCGATTATATATTGACAGCGATGAATTTGGGCTTAATCCCAAAACATCACATCCAAGGTTTTCCGAACATTTCAGTGATGAAATATATTATTCAGAAGGTGATGAAGAAACTCCATTCGGAAGTGATGAAGGACATGATACGTTGATTTGCATATTTGAAGCCATTAGGAAAAATCCAAATCTTGACTTTTCCAACTTTCCACAGAAGTTGATAGAACAAGACTGGGATATGGAGTATGTTCCTATCACTACTCTCGATGCCGACGAAGTTAAAAAGATGGCAGCAGATAAGGAAATGGATATGATTCAAAGTGATATGGTTACCTATGCTACCGCTTTTGCGCAAATAAAAATAACCGGCTCTATTTCATTTGAGTTAAAAGAACGTGGAATTAAAGCTATTAAAAGATTAGCTTTGATTGAGGGTATGCCTTGGAATGAAAATGAAATCCAAAGCAAGATGATAGAAGATCTCCAATCATTTAGCTTTATTTTTTGA